In Falco biarmicus isolate bFalBia1 chromosome 17, bFalBia1.pri, whole genome shotgun sequence, the genomic stretch TCTGTCACTGAACATCTTGTGAATTTCTTGTGGTTTGTTAGGTTAAGCTTCTCTAACAGTAAATAGAAAACTGTTCTGATGTCAGTATGTAGGACTAATTCCTTGAAAACTCAGATGAAGGAGAATCCACAGGTGGATTAAAGTGTTGGTTAATGTTGGTATAAAATGTGCAACTCTCATGTCTATGTATAATTGCATCTTTCTAccacttttttccttgtataGAATAAAGTTGCGTTCAGAGGTGGTGGTCTCTGCTGGAGTGGTGCAGatgctggcaggaggcagaatGATGTATTCAGTACCGTAATGACAGGCTCTGGCTTGCTGAATGGTTGCTACAAATCACAGGTTCAGTTgattgtaaattattttttttatatctgtgtAAGAGTTTGGGTTGCTTGTAAACAAAATGgtcaaaaaaaatttctaacaCATTTGCTTATACTGGTGAACAGAACCCTGTTTGATTTATTCATAATAAATCTCCATCGTTGTAGTGTTCATCAGAGAGAgcagtgactttttttaatacagttgcAGATGAAGCAATGTGGTGTTTTGTAAAATAGTATTTCACTATGTTCTTTGTTCTCCTGTTAGCGTAAACAATTGTAGACAAAGTGAGGAACAAACAActattttcaggaaaactgggaagTCGGTAAGAAGGAGAAGCTTAAGTATTGCAACAGATATTTCTACAGCATACTACAGACATAGAGTCCAAACATTCATATAAACCAGCCTGTTGAGCAGGGGGTTCTTAGTCTGACCCATAGAAAATGCCATGACAGTTAAGTACCTCAGatctctcttttcatttttgcctttcatAGCCATAAACTTTCGCTGAAGCAGAAGActcaaatgaaaacacattccCAATACCTTCAGGAATAGACCTGTTACTTTATCCAAGACTCTTGGGGCTTTGTTCTTCTGTGTCCTTCAGTCTGGCAACTgggcatctttttttttttttttttttttttttttttgcttacagaagtattttacaGATGTGAGGAACTGAGGCATGAAGCAGAGACACCTGTCCATAGTGCGGCAGAAAGCCTTACTGGGAATAAAACCTGGTTTTGTGTGTCACTCTCTGTAGTTGCTAAACTACTTGGCTCCATAAAGGCGTGTATCATGTGTCTTTAACATGTGAAGACTATTGATTTTTTCACTTGCTGAGAAAGCATGTCATGTTTAAACCAAACTAGCAAATGCTTCTTTTACTTAAACTGAGTAAAAGACCTTTCCTCTAGGAAAGGACTGGCTCTAAGTTTTCTTCAGTAGCTGAAATACCTTGTAATGATTGGGAGGGAGGGGATGTCTCCTGACTCCTGTTGGTATCATCTACTAGAAACTGGTGTAGACGTTTTAGACTTACACGTGGCCTGAAATTTTTACTCCTACTCATATATGCACTGGGTAGTAATCACCAGCTTGAAGTTACCCATAGCATTGTGTCAGAAGTATGTGGCCAGCTTGCATCTCATGCTCTGGTTACTCTCTGTGAACTGGGTTACAACCACATAGAATGATGAAATAACAATTTGAtgtgtttaatattaaaatgaatgcatttattGTACATAAAacacagaatgaagaaaatgtagAGCTACCTCAGACCTACGATTCTTCCCTTTCAACATCAGAGTACTCTGCAGCTATGGACACTTCCCTTTTATATGCACCGTGGTCTGCGTGCGGAGATGATACCAAGcagcctgctgcttctcagaTTAATATGAAGTCCAGGTAGTCATCTGTGAGAGAGAATGTGTGTGTTGATGGAGTAGATgggttatatttttaaagttaacttacaaaatattttgattgaaATAATTGTTCTAATTAACAATTAATTTTCAGGATTCAGCCTGAAAGGAATGATTATGGCAGTGAAACAGATTTATATGGACTTGTGTCTAACATCTTGGAAGAACAAGATAAATCGCAGCCATATTGTGTTGAGGGGTGAGTGTGTTCCCATTGCAGGCACTGCTGGTATTCTCTGACAAAAACTACCCTCGCTGGTCTTGGTATCTGTGTTCTGTTAGTCATCATTGCATCTGCTGCTGGCAAGTCCTTGTGCTCTTTatggttttccttccttcctcctaaTCTTCTAATATTTCGCTTGTCATACTTCAAAGCTTTGATCTAGGTACTCACATTATGTGGTAGCTTCTGGCTttctggtatttacagaacttCTTAATTGGCATTTTTAAATAAGTCCTTAACAGGCATTGGGGAAATGCTATATTCAAATAAATCTCCTCGAATATATGCCTTGGcctagttgggtttttttttgttttgttttttttttttagatcaagATTTAATTCAGACTTTAGGtttctttcttaattaatttCAATTCACAGAATGAATACACAAAATCATACTCTTTTCACACTTGCCTGAACTGGCAGGAGAGAAGAATTCCATGCAAAATTAATGTTTCTCAATGTTAATGCTACCTAAGCAATATTTGCATATCTAAATGTCAGGTTTAGTATGCCTATGTTCTGGCATCAGAGGAAGCTATTATATAGTTATAATAACTTGACATGGATTCAGATCCAGCATCCCCGAGGTACTTGGAGAGCTCACGGTCTTTTGCTTGGATCTGAGTATTCTAGTTCTAAGAAATAATAAAGGGAACCCAGTTCTCAAGGTTCCCAAGCTAGGCACCACTCTTCTGTCTTCCCAAACCACAGCAGTGATTTCTGTACGTGTGATGGGTTATGTGGCTAAGTGAGGCAGAACTTTAGAGATAGTCAGTCTTGATCAAGAGGTAGCTTACTTATGGCTTTGCTTCAGACAGTTAAGGttggatttctgttttcagtgctgcCAGATTTGGCAGTGACTGTAACGACTTCCAGGCGTAATTCCATTTTTCACTTAGTCTGTTTACAGTTTTCCTTGACAGTCAGTGGTAGATTGTCCTGCGTTAGTTCATAGTAATtagtggaaggaaaggaaatgtgcCAAGATGCTTATTCTTGATTTACCTGCAGGAAGCAGTGTAAGCCAGCGTAAACACAGGCAATTCTGAAGCAACAAGCAAGATGATAGAAGTGTGTTGTCTGGAGTGCTAAGACATGGCTTTGAAAGGTTGTGGGTAGTATGGGAAGTATGGTTATCTTAACTCGTTGCTTAACCGGGAGTATTTTGATGGTGATGAGCAGTAAATCCCAACAGGATTGACTGACCATAATTCGGTATGTACACATCACTTGCAGCTTGAAGGCATTGTATGTAGCTCCTAAGGTTATATGGGTGGGTTCAGACAAGACAGTGTTTTCTTAACTAGTTCAGGGAAACTGCAAAGGTGATAGCAGTGGATACAAGTTGGTATAAGACATCTTTGAATCAATTGAAAGAAATGATTAGGGAAGAATTGGGTTCTTAAacctttttctgcatttgggggtggaggaggagcaCCACAGATGAGAATCTTAAGTGTGTACTTCTTGTTTTTTCAAGGAGTTGCCCTTCCAACTTGAAGCCAGTATGGCCCATGAACGCAACCAGAATCGCAGACCACCACGACCTGTTGCCAGAAACTAAAAGACCAGTTGTTGGAGTTGTCTCACAGCCGGGCTTTTATAGCCACAACAACGAATCCATATCTGCTACTGAAAAACAGTACTTGCAAAGCAGTAATCTCGCATCACAGCAAAAAGTAGATGAACATTACCATGGTTTTACAGGCATAGACCTTGAAGAGCAGTGTTTATATCCTTCTAGAAATGAACATGCCAACTGTTGCAACATGCAGACTAGTGAGAATATTAAGATGACAGCCCTCTATCAGAACTACCCATATATAAAAAACACCTTTACACCCCAGTCTGGGTATTCAGAAGTAATCAAAGACTTGGGAGCCGATGCTTATCTGTACAGAAGGGAGGTGTGTCCCAAAGGAGCAGATGTGCAGTTGCACcaaaagcaggcagaaatgtttcttccaCAGTTTCACAGATACAATGAAAACGCAGATTATAGTAGATACACTGAATATTCTCATGCCAGTAAAGTGAAGCCTAACAAGAGCACCAATTGTAGCCtccaagcaaataaaaaattagtaaaCGGAACCACTGAGGCTCTGGACACAGAACCCTATATTAAATTACTTCAAGTTAAATCAggaactcagaaaaaaatagaagatacAATTTCAGATCAGCAGAACTTTGCATTTCCCAAGGCTGTAGGACTTCTACCAGAAAAACAATTTGCAAATGAAGCTTCATTCTGCACTGATTTTGGGCAAAAATCTGATTATGAATTAAAATCTTTtgcagcgtgtccagggaaTAGTGACTATGCCAGTGGTGTAGAAAGGCAGCAGTTTTCCAAGTCTGATCGTCTGAATTCTGAGCGCTGTGTGTCACTTCCATTGTTACCAAACACAGCAAACCCTTCAGCAGGGACTAATTTAAGGCCAGCTTGGGTGAACATTAAAACCACTGCTTCTGTCCCATTTCAGAATCCAAGTCCTTTGTTGAAACTGAATAATTTACCTGCTTTTCCAAAAAGTTCCAGTCATTCTAATGATTTTCAGTTACCATCTTCAAATTTCCCTttaaatagtaatttatttcaCAAGTATTGTCAAGGTAatccttcattttttccaagtCTTGATTTTGGTTCTAACACTACAGAAAGAGCTCAGTCTGCTGCTTGCATGGAAGCACTAGTTAGGAGTGGTGAAGACAATCTCATGGAGTATTTAAGTGAAAAGAAATTCAAGCAGATGAATGGATTCTGTGACAATTACTCAGCTCAGCAGTTTGGGATCATTGGAAATACGAACAAACACCATTTCCAATTGAAGCCACAGAATGAACATTATGATCTGGAAGGACAAAAACACCCAGATGGGTTGTTGCAGAACATGTACCAAGATTTAATGGAGTCTCAGGGTCCATTTAATCTCAGGCAGGGGAGTGGAGATAGTAACACCATCAATCCTGTCACTTGCCTACAGGCTCAAAGCTTTTCCAACAATTATGCGATGGGTGACTTTAGACATAATCAGCACCTTGGCTCAAGTGCATTCCCCTTGAGATCAGCTCACCTATTTGGCCATTCCATTGTCCCTCAGATGGAGCCTCACAACTTGGTCTGCCATGATTTACAACGTTTCTACCCTTACCTTAATGATAAGATACATGGTGacaatttgttttctgcttttgtaccAACATTTAGATTTCAAAGACAGGTTAAATCCCGTAGTGGGCCTGCCAGTGAGCTTCATGTTAGACTAGAAGAATGTTATGAACAGTGGAGAGCattggagaaagaaagaaagaaggtaaaaaaaataaataaaataaaccaagttAATATGCCATATCACAGATTTGATGTAGGTCTCATTGTACTTGGTACAGTTAGAGATTGTGGGTAATTCTCACTGTTACAAGTTGAAATGCTAAAGAGAGTTTGCTTCCCTGTATGTTTGggactgaaaaaaagttttgaaggTTTGTGGCCTAGTTGGGAGCATAACCAGTGTTGCACTTAAAGCCTGAATTCAGTGACTTTTTCAGTCTCTTGTGTTGGGATTCAGGAAGGTGGTGTAGGACTAATAAAGCCATGttacacttttttaaaattattttttaaatacaataaatgCAGTGCATCTGGAAACATTGAAAACAAATCCAGTAATTATATTTTGAATTGGGACCAAACTTCAATCATGTCAAGAATTAAATTTCTTAGGTCCTACACTTTTTAGTTCTTCCAATGAGTTCTTCTCACtttgtttctctgaagttttaaaCCTAAGATGTATTTGAAGGGGCTCTTCCCCACTCCCTGCCCCAAATCAGAGGCTGATATTGAAAGGAACTAAAAGATTCAGGTAGCTGTGTATGAAGCCCTAATTAAAGCAATTGCCCTTTCTCCACATGAGCAAAGTGTTTCAGACTACCCTTGCTGAATGTAAAAGCAGTCTTAATTTCACCAGTTCAGATAATTTTTGAATTTCAGTACCAGTTAGAGCCATGACTTTCTCTGAGGGAAGCTTGACAAAAAGTTACCTGGAAATAGCAGGGCTGGGCAGTTTGGCTGACAGCTCCTCTGTGGAAGCTCTGTTGAGCCAGTCCGCCGACAGAAACTTGGCTGTGAGGAGCTGTAACACAGGGAGGTTTGCCACAGTGTTCCCTGACAGAAGCTGGTGGCTGCTTTGAATAGAGAGGTCGGGGGGAAAATGAGCTTGGCTTGAGGAGGAGAGAGTAGTATCTAGGCTtgcatagaaaaatgaaaaagagaaggagcTGGCACATGCGTGGCAGGGGGATGTAGGTGGAGAAAATTAAGCTGCAGCTTTATGTGGACCACCACAAAACAatcaaataaatgtaattttgaaacATATTTAGCTAGCTATATATTGTTAACAGGTGTTCCAGAGTGACATAGCAATGGGGTGAGAGAGATGGAATTTGAAATCGTGCAGTCAGGTATCACAGTAATTTTCTGATGGCTAAATAAAGtgtgatttcattttaacaaaacaaaagctttctgtaGTTCAACTAATCTATACAAAGTTTAGGTTAATTGCTgacttaatttaattttgtgggTGAGGTCCACATCTGTTTGCTTATTCTTTTTTGCCCTGGAATTCTGACTTGCCTCTATTTTATTTACAGGCAAAATTGTTACAGGCTGTAGTCAGAGTGTGAGAAGACATAGCACTTCTGAAACACATTATGTTGGCATAATTACTTTAGCTGAACTGCTTTGAGTAAAGTGGTTGTTCACTTAGAACAGGTGATTGTCTTACCAAATGGTTAAATTCTAAATGCTTGAATCCTCattatctgctttaaaaa encodes the following:
- the MEIOC gene encoding meiosis-specific coiled-coil domain-containing protein MEIOC — protein: MTGSGLLNGCYKSQNEENVELPQTYDSSLSTSEYSAAMDTSLLYAPWSACGDDTKQPAASQINMKSRIQPERNDYGSETDLYGLVSNILEEQDKSQPYCVEGSCPSNLKPVWPMNATRIADHHDLLPETKRPVVGVVSQPGFYSHNNESISATEKQYLQSSNLASQQKVDEHYHGFTGIDLEEQCLYPSRNEHANCCNMQTSENIKMTALYQNYPYIKNTFTPQSGYSEVIKDLGADAYLYRREVCPKGADVQLHQKQAEMFLPQFHRYNENADYSRYTEYSHASKVKPNKSTNCSLQANKKLVNGTTEALDTEPYIKLLQVKSGTQKKIEDTISDQQNFAFPKAVGLLPEKQFANEASFCTDFGQKSDYELKSFAACPGNSDYASGVERQQFSKSDRLNSERCVSLPLLPNTANPSAGTNLRPAWVNIKTTASVPFQNPSPLLKLNNLPAFPKSSSHSNDFQLPSSNFPLNSNLFHKYCQGNPSFFPSLDFGSNTTERAQSAACMEALVRSGEDNLMEYLSEKKFKQMNGFCDNYSAQQFGIIGNTNKHHFQLKPQNEHYDLEGQKHPDGLLQNMYQDLMESQGPFNLRQGSGDSNTINPVTCLQAQSFSNNYAMGDFRHNQHLGSSAFPLRSAHLFGHSIVPQMEPHNLVCHDLQRFYPYLNDKIHGDNLFSAFVPTFRFQRQVKSRSGPASELHVRLEECYEQWRALEKERKKTESTLAKNFQGKKVSSANNTPIPRLTSNPSRVDRLIVDQLREQARVVTLLGKMERLRSSPLHANISTALDKHLEVIHVVQSRRKDEIVNASNRQRQGAPRCQDDRAVLALALAIKEMSVVTRKARTTLWCALQMTLPKPSAGKPGREKALRETVPPEEKACENTNSGRIVNQRAEVSKH